A single genomic interval of Ictalurus furcatus strain D&B chromosome 20, Billie_1.0, whole genome shotgun sequence harbors:
- the tle2c gene encoding transducin-like enhancer protein 4 isoform X2 → MYPHGRPQAPLVPGHVGMKFTVLETLDHIKEEFQLFQAQYHSLKLECEKLATEKTEMHRHYIMYYEMSYGLNIEMQKQAEIVKRLSAICTQIIPLLSQEHQHQVAQAVERSKHVSMADLNAIIGQQQLQHLSHHAPGFPLTPHQSGLSLGAGVGLMALPGAFPFPPHLVPKDDVTHPESVDPRDGAPNRSFADSALVSQSVAQRLPLPLGCPAESASDSKRSSAEGKPRVPTPRDREVEKNEDSLKRDSTKENMSPAGGSPRSADGNGVDSRNSSRDARSPSSGFPHTHTPNQHKSPPQEKSRSRSPSPSRDAPSPAPPPPPTACPLSSPACAPSPPVQH, encoded by the exons GCTCCTTTGGTGCCTGGCCATGTGGGCATGAAGTTCACCGTTCTGGAGACATTGGACCATATCAAAGAGGAGTTCCAGCTCTTCCAGGCTCAGTACCACAG TCTGAAGTTGGAATGTGAGAAACTGGCCACGGAGAAGACGGAGATGCACAGGCATTACATCATG taCTATGAGATGTCATATGGACTGAATATCGAGATGCAGAAGCAG GCGGAGATTGTGAAGCGGCTCAGTGCTATATGCACTCAGATTATCCCTCTCTTGTCCCAAGAG CATCAGCACCAGGTGGCCCAGGCGGTTGAGAGATCCAAGCATGTAAGCATGGCTGACCTGAATGCAATCATAGGG CAACAGCAGCTCCAGCACCTGTCCCATCATGCTCCAGGCTTCCCCCTGACGCCACACCAATCAGGCTTGTCTCTCGGAGCAGGAGTTGGTCTCATGGCCCTCCCGGGGGCTTTCCCCTTCCCTCCACATCTGGTGCCTAAAGACGACGTCACTCATCCCGAATCTGTGGATCCCAGAG ATGGTGCTCCAAACAGG AGTTTTGCAGACTCGGCTTTAGTGAGTCAGTCCGTGGCTCAGAGGCTGCCTCTGCCGCTAGGTTGCCCAGCCGAGTCTGCGTCAGACAGCAAGAGAAGCAGTGCAGAAGGAAAACCTCGAGTTCCCACACCTCGG GACagagaagtggaaaaaaatgagGACAGTTTGAAACGGGACAGCACTAAAGAG AACATGTCTCCAGCAGGAGGATCTCCCAGGTCCGCTGACGGGAATGGCGTGGACAGCCGAAACTCATCCAGAGATGCCCGATCGCCTTCCTCTGGCTTcccgcacacgcacacacccaacCAGCACAAGAGTCCCCCTCAG gagaAATCACGCTCTCGTTCTCCATCTCCGTCACGTGACGCTCCATCTCCTGCGCCTCCTCCGCCTCCTACTGCTTGTCCTCTGTCCTCCCCAGCATGCGCTCCCTCTCCTCCTGTCCAGCACTAG
- the tle2c gene encoding transducin-like enhancer protein 4 isoform X1, whose protein sequence is MYPHGRPQAPLVPGHVGMKFTVLETLDHIKEEFQLFQAQYHSLKLECEKLATEKTEMHRHYIMYYEMSYGLNIEMQKQAEIVKRLSAICTQIIPLLSQEHQHQVAQAVERSKHVSMADLNAIIGQQQLQHLSHHAPGFPLTPHQSGLSLGAGVGLMALPGAFPFPPHLVPKDDVTHPESVDPRDGAPNRSFADSALVSQSVAQRLPLPLGCPAESASDSKRSSAEGKPRVPTPRDREVEKNEDSLKRDSTKEKNMSPAGGSPRSADGNGVDSRNSSRDARSPSSGFPHTHTPNQHKSPPQEKSRSRSPSPSRDAPSPAPPPPPTACPLSSPACAPSPPVQH, encoded by the exons GCTCCTTTGGTGCCTGGCCATGTGGGCATGAAGTTCACCGTTCTGGAGACATTGGACCATATCAAAGAGGAGTTCCAGCTCTTCCAGGCTCAGTACCACAG TCTGAAGTTGGAATGTGAGAAACTGGCCACGGAGAAGACGGAGATGCACAGGCATTACATCATG taCTATGAGATGTCATATGGACTGAATATCGAGATGCAGAAGCAG GCGGAGATTGTGAAGCGGCTCAGTGCTATATGCACTCAGATTATCCCTCTCTTGTCCCAAGAG CATCAGCACCAGGTGGCCCAGGCGGTTGAGAGATCCAAGCATGTAAGCATGGCTGACCTGAATGCAATCATAGGG CAACAGCAGCTCCAGCACCTGTCCCATCATGCTCCAGGCTTCCCCCTGACGCCACACCAATCAGGCTTGTCTCTCGGAGCAGGAGTTGGTCTCATGGCCCTCCCGGGGGCTTTCCCCTTCCCTCCACATCTGGTGCCTAAAGACGACGTCACTCATCCCGAATCTGTGGATCCCAGAG ATGGTGCTCCAAACAGG AGTTTTGCAGACTCGGCTTTAGTGAGTCAGTCCGTGGCTCAGAGGCTGCCTCTGCCGCTAGGTTGCCCAGCCGAGTCTGCGTCAGACAGCAAGAGAAGCAGTGCAGAAGGAAAACCTCGAGTTCCCACACCTCGG GACagagaagtggaaaaaaatgagGACAGTTTGAAACGGGACAGCACTAAAGAG AAGAACATGTCTCCAGCAGGAGGATCTCCCAGGTCCGCTGACGGGAATGGCGTGGACAGCCGAAACTCATCCAGAGATGCCCGATCGCCTTCCTCTGGCTTcccgcacacgcacacacccaacCAGCACAAGAGTCCCCCTCAG gagaAATCACGCTCTCGTTCTCCATCTCCGTCACGTGACGCTCCATCTCCTGCGCCTCCTCCGCCTCCTACTGCTTGTCCTCTGTCCTCCCCAGCATGCGCTCCCTCTCCTCCTGTCCAGCACTAG